A stretch of the Bombyx mori chromosome 12, ASM3026992v2 genome encodes the following:
- the LOC101744235 gene encoding mariner Mos1 transposase — protein sequence MELTRENSRAMIYYDFRSGLTQKQCVDRMISAFGDEAPSKTTIYRWFAEFQRGRVKLSDDPRQGRPKTAVTQENVDAVRKLIEEDRHVTYREIQATLDIGMSQIQIILHEQLGVKKLFSRWIPHSLCEEQKAARVTWCVRTLQRFHAGSSNAVYNIVSGDESWIYAYEPETKNQSRVWVFENELKPTKIVRSRSVAKKMVATFVSKTGHVTTIPLEGQRTVNAEWYASIYLPQVVSELRKENCNRRIILHHDNASSHTAHRTKEFLEQENIELLDHPPYSPDLSPNDFYTFPKIKNKLRGQRFSSPEEAVDAYKTAILETPTSEWNGCFNDWFHRMENVLNFAESTSKSNKYIFK from the coding sequence atggaattgactcgagaaaattcaagagcgatgatttattatgactttcgaagtggtttaacacaaaaacagtgtgttgaccggatgatttctgcatttggtgatgaagccccatccaaaaccacaatttatcgctggtttgctgagtttcaacgtggacgtgtcaagctcagtgatgatccccgtcaaggtcgtccaaaaactgcagtcacccaagaaaacgttgatgctgtgcgtaagctgattgaggaagatcgacatgtgacataccgcgaaattcaggcaactttagacattggcatgagtcaaatacaaataatcttgcatgaacaattaggtgtaaaaaagttgttttcccgatggataccgcattcgctctgtgaagagcaaaaagcggctcgcgttacttggtgcgtcagaactctccaaagattccacgcaggatcctcaaatgctgtatacaacattgtatcaggtgacgaatcctggatatacgcgtacgaacccgaaacaaaaaaccagtcacgagtttgggtgttcgaaaatgagttaaagccaacaaaaattgttcgttcacggagtgttgcaaaaaaaatggtggccacgtttgtctccaaaactggccatgttacgactattcctcttgagggacaaagaacggttaatgcagaatggtatgctagcatttatttgccacaggtcgtttctgaactccgtaaagagaactgcaaccgccgcatcatcctccatcacgacaatgcgagttctcacaccgcgcacagaacaaaagagtttttagagcaagaaaacatagaattattagaccatccgccgtacagccccgacctaagccctaatgatttctatactttccctaaaataaagaataaattgcgtggacagagattttcatcacctgaagaagctgtggacgcctacaaaacggccattttggagaccccaacttccgaatggaatggttgcttcaatgattggttccatcgtatggaaaatgTGTTAAATTTCGCGGAGAGTACTtctaaaagcaataaatacatttttaaatag